Proteins encoded by one window of Paraburkholderia terrae:
- the sdhD gene encoding succinate dehydrogenase, hydrophobic membrane anchor protein produces MSANNRVGSKRLVVGAHYGLRDWLAQRITAVIMAVYTVILLAWFFGAHAFSYDGWAGIFATQWMKLATFVTLLSLFYHAWVGIRDIWMDYIKPVGTRLLLQALTIVWLLACAGYAAQILWRV; encoded by the coding sequence ATGTCCGCCAATAACCGAGTTGGTTCCAAGCGCCTCGTCGTGGGCGCGCACTATGGTCTGCGCGACTGGCTCGCGCAGCGCATCACGGCCGTCATCATGGCCGTGTACACCGTCATCCTGCTCGCCTGGTTCTTCGGCGCGCACGCATTCTCTTACGACGGCTGGGCCGGGATCTTCGCCACGCAGTGGATGAAGCTCGCCACCTTCGTGACGCTGCTGTCGCTGTTCTATCACGCGTGGGTCGGCATCCGGGACATCTGGATGGACTACATCAAGCCCGTTGGCACGCGGCTTCTGCTGCAGGCGTTGACGATCGTCTGGCTGCTCGCGTGTGCGGGCTACGCTGCGCAGATTCTCTGGAGAGTGTAA
- the leuC gene encoding 3-isopropylmalate dehydratase large subunit has protein sequence MAQTLYDKLWNTHVVHTEEDGTTILYIDRQLLHEVTSPQAFEGLKLSERPVWRISANLAVSDHNVPTTDRSHGIADPVSKLQVDTLDSNCDAFGITQFKMNDLRQGIVHIIGPEQGATLPGMTIVCGDSHTSTHGAFGALAHGIGTSEVEHVLATQTLLQKKSKNMLVKVEGQLPRGCTAKDIVLAIIGKIGTAGGTGYAIEFGGSTIRALSMEGRMTVCNMAIEAGARAGMVAVDDTTVEYLKGRPFSPQGVEWDQAVEYWKQFTSDPGAHFDRVVELNAAEIVPQVTWGTSPEMVTSVDARVPDPEKEKDPVKRDAMERALQYMALEPNLPIESIKPDKIFIGSCTNARIEDLRAAAWVVKKLGRRVAPNIRLAMVVPGSGLVKAQAEREGLDKVFTDAGFEWREPGCSMCLAMNADRLEPGERCASTSNRNFEGRQGAGGRTHLVSPAMAAAAAIEGHFVDIRKLG, from the coding sequence ATGGCACAGACTCTCTACGACAAATTGTGGAACACGCATGTGGTCCACACGGAAGAAGACGGTACGACGATTCTCTATATCGACCGTCAACTGCTGCATGAAGTGACCAGCCCGCAGGCATTCGAAGGGCTGAAGCTCTCGGAGCGCCCGGTGTGGCGCATTAGCGCGAATCTGGCGGTGTCGGATCACAACGTGCCGACCACGGATCGCAGCCACGGCATCGCTGACCCTGTGTCGAAGCTGCAAGTCGATACGCTCGACTCGAACTGCGACGCGTTCGGCATCACGCAGTTCAAGATGAACGACCTGCGTCAGGGCATCGTTCACATCATCGGGCCGGAACAGGGCGCGACGCTGCCGGGCATGACGATCGTCTGCGGCGACTCGCACACGTCCACGCACGGCGCGTTCGGCGCGCTCGCGCACGGCATCGGCACGTCGGAAGTCGAGCACGTGCTCGCCACGCAAACGCTTCTGCAGAAGAAGAGCAAGAACATGCTGGTCAAGGTCGAAGGCCAGTTGCCGCGCGGCTGCACCGCGAAGGACATCGTGCTCGCGATCATCGGCAAGATCGGCACGGCGGGCGGCACGGGCTACGCAATCGAATTCGGCGGTTCGACCATTCGCGCGCTGTCGATGGAAGGCCGCATGACCGTCTGCAACATGGCGATCGAAGCGGGCGCGCGCGCCGGCATGGTCGCCGTCGACGACACGACGGTCGAATATCTGAAGGGCCGTCCGTTCTCGCCGCAAGGCGTCGAATGGGATCAGGCCGTCGAATACTGGAAGCAGTTCACGTCCGATCCTGGCGCGCATTTCGATCGCGTGGTCGAACTGAACGCTGCCGAGATCGTGCCGCAGGTCACGTGGGGCACGTCGCCGGAAATGGTCACCTCCGTCGACGCACGCGTGCCGGATCCGGAGAAGGAGAAGGATCCGGTCAAGCGCGACGCGATGGAACGCGCGTTGCAGTACATGGCGCTCGAACCGAATCTCCCCATCGAATCGATCAAGCCGGACAAGATTTTCATCGGCTCATGCACGAATGCGCGCATCGAAGATCTGCGCGCGGCAGCGTGGGTCGTGAAGAAGCTTGGCCGCCGCGTCGCGCCGAACATCCGTCTCGCGATGGTCGTGCCGGGCTCGGGCCTCGTGAAGGCGCAAGCCGAGCGCGAAGGTCTCGACAAGGTCTTCACGGACGCGGGTTTCGAATGGCGCGAGCCGGGCTGCTCAATGTGCCTCGCGATGAACGCCGACCGGCTGGAGCCGGGCGAGCGCTGCGCATCCACGTCGAACCGCAATTTCGAAGGCCGTCAGGGCGCGGGCGGACGCACGCACCTCGTGAGCCCCGCCATGGCAGCGGCTGCCGCCATCGAAGGGCATTTCGTCGACATTCGCAAGCTGGGATGA
- the gltA gene encoding citrate synthase, which produces MTPSDVKATLSFSDNSPSVEMPIYKGTMGPDVIDIRKLYGQTGKFTYDPGFMSTASCNSAITYIDGDKGELLYRGFPIDNLAQNADFLETCYALLKGELPNQAQKDEFVKTVTNHTMVHEQMQFFFRGFRRDAHPMAILVAAVGALSAFYHDSLDINNPRHREVSAIRMIAKLPTLVAMAYKYSIGQPFVYPQNNLSYSANFMRMMFSNPCEEYQVNEVLVRALDRILILHADHEQNASTSTVRLAGSSGANPFACIAAGIACLWGPAHGGANEAALNMLEEIGSVDNIPEFIKQVKDKNSGVKLMGFGHRVYKNYDPRAKLMRETCYEVLNELGLHDDPLFKLAMALEKIALEDEYFVSRKLYPNVDFYSGIVQRALGIPTSMFTCIFAMARTVGWIAQWNEMIGDPEQKIGRPRQLFIGETPREAKPIAQR; this is translated from the coding sequence ATGACCCCGTCAGATGTTAAAGCCACGCTATCGTTCAGCGACAACTCGCCGAGCGTTGAAATGCCGATTTACAAGGGCACGATGGGCCCGGATGTGATCGACATCCGTAAGCTGTATGGTCAGACCGGCAAGTTCACGTACGATCCGGGCTTTATGTCGACGGCGTCGTGCAACTCGGCTATCACCTACATCGACGGTGACAAGGGCGAGCTGCTGTACCGCGGCTTCCCGATCGACAATCTCGCGCAAAACGCGGACTTCCTCGAAACGTGCTATGCGCTGCTGAAGGGCGAATTGCCGAATCAGGCGCAGAAAGACGAGTTCGTGAAGACGGTCACGAACCACACGATGGTTCACGAGCAGATGCAGTTCTTCTTCCGTGGTTTCCGCCGTGACGCGCACCCGATGGCGATTCTCGTCGCCGCAGTCGGCGCGCTGTCGGCGTTCTATCACGACTCGCTCGACATCAATAACCCGCGTCACCGCGAAGTCTCGGCGATCCGTATGATCGCCAAGCTGCCGACGCTGGTCGCGATGGCGTACAAGTACTCGATCGGCCAGCCGTTCGTGTATCCGCAGAACAATCTGTCGTACAGCGCGAACTTCATGCGCATGATGTTCTCGAACCCGTGCGAAGAGTACCAGGTCAACGAAGTGCTGGTCCGCGCACTCGACCGTATCCTGATCCTGCACGCCGACCACGAGCAGAACGCGTCGACGTCGACGGTTCGTCTGGCGGGTTCGTCGGGCGCGAATCCGTTTGCGTGTATCGCGGCCGGTATCGCGTGTCTGTGGGGCCCGGCGCACGGCGGCGCGAACGAAGCGGCGCTGAACATGCTGGAAGAAATCGGCTCGGTCGACAACATTCCTGAGTTCATCAAGCAGGTGAAGGACAAGAACTCGGGCGTGAAGCTGATGGGCTTCGGTCACCGCGTCTACAAGAACTACGATCCGCGCGCCAAGCTGATGCGCGAAACGTGCTACGAAGTGCTGAACGAACTGGGCCTGCACGACGACCCGCTGTTCAAGCTCGCCATGGCGCTGGAAAAGATCGCGCTGGAAGACGAATACTTCGTGTCGCGCAAGCTGTACCCGAACGTCGACTTCTACTCGGGCATCGTACAGCGCGCGCTGGGCATCCCGACGTCGATGTTCACGTGTATCTTCGCGATGGCACGTACGGTCGGCTGGATCGCACAGTGGAACGAAATGATCGGCGATCCCGAACAGAAGATTGGCCGTCCGCGTCAGCTGTTCATCGGCGAAACGCCGCGCGAAGCCAAGCCGATCGCTCAGCGCTAA
- a CDS encoding succinate dehydrogenase assembly factor 2, with product MDTPHQSDPLRRARLRWRARRGLLENDLIFERFFSRYEHDLSDADVGALTRLLELSDNDLMDLLLARKEPEGDLADADVVRVLEMLRNV from the coding sequence ATGGACACGCCGCATCAGTCCGACCCGCTGCGTCGCGCGCGTCTTCGCTGGCGCGCCCGGCGCGGCCTGCTGGAAAACGATCTGATCTTCGAGCGTTTTTTTAGCCGATATGAGCATGATCTCAGTGATGCAGACGTAGGCGCGCTCACGCGCCTGCTCGAACTAAGCGATAACGACCTGATGGACTTGCTGCTCGCCCGCAAGGAACCGGAGGGCGACCTCGCCGACGCCGATGTCGTGCGGGTGCTGGAGATGCTGCGTAACGTGTAG
- the sdhC gene encoding succinate dehydrogenase, cytochrome b556 subunit, producing MAEAVKKPRPEYRNIGIGQILTAYRLPLAGRVSILHRVSGGLLFIFLPFLLYLFDQSLTSELSYEVFKGFLSNIIVKLIVLVLAWAFLFHFCAGVRHLSMDMNHDAVSKERGKSTSVVVLVVSSILTIAFALKLFGAF from the coding sequence ATGGCAGAAGCCGTAAAAAAACCGAGGCCGGAATACCGGAACATCGGTATCGGGCAGATATTGACGGCATACCGTCTTCCTCTCGCGGGGCGGGTGTCGATCCTTCACCGCGTGAGCGGCGGCCTGCTGTTCATCTTCCTTCCGTTCCTGCTGTACCTCTTTGACCAGAGCCTGACCTCCGAACTGAGCTACGAGGTGTTCAAGGGCTTCCTGTCCAACATCATCGTCAAGCTGATCGTGCTGGTGCTGGCGTGGGCGTTCCTGTTCCACTTCTGCGCGGGCGTACGCCATCTGTCGATGGACATGAACCATGACGCGGTCTCGAAAGAGCGTGGCAAGAGCACGTCGGTCGTCGTGCTGGTGGTGTCGTCGATCCTGACGATCGCCTTCGCGCTCAAACTGTTCGGAGCATTCTAA
- the leuB gene encoding 3-isopropylmalate dehydrogenase: MKIAVLPGDGIGKEIVKEAVKVLNVLGEKFEMEEAPVGGAGYEAAGHPLPEATLKLAKEADAILFGAVGDWKYDSLERSLRPEQAILGLRKHLQLFANFRPAICYPQLTGASSLKPEIVSGLDILIVRELNGDIYFGSPRGVRAAPDGPFEGAKEGFDTMRYSEPEVRRIAHVAFQAAQKRDKKLTSVDKANVLETSQLWKDVMIDVSKEYADVELSHMYVDNAAMQLVKAPKSFDVIVTGNMFGDILSDEAAMLTGSIGMLPSASLDKNNKGLYEPSHGSAPDIAGKGIANPLATILSAAMMLRYSLNRAEQADRIESAVKKVLEQGYRTGDILTPGCKQVGTEAMGDAVVAAL; encoded by the coding sequence ATGAAGATCGCAGTGTTGCCGGGCGACGGCATTGGCAAGGAAATCGTCAAGGAAGCCGTCAAGGTTCTGAACGTACTCGGCGAGAAGTTCGAGATGGAAGAGGCGCCCGTCGGCGGCGCGGGCTACGAGGCGGCGGGCCATCCGCTGCCGGAAGCTACGCTCAAGCTCGCGAAGGAAGCGGACGCGATCCTGTTCGGCGCGGTCGGCGACTGGAAGTACGATTCGCTCGAGCGCTCGCTGCGTCCGGAGCAGGCAATTCTGGGTCTGCGCAAGCATCTGCAACTGTTCGCGAACTTCCGTCCGGCGATCTGCTATCCGCAATTGACGGGCGCGTCGTCGCTGAAGCCGGAAATCGTGTCGGGCCTCGATATCCTGATCGTGCGCGAACTGAACGGCGACATCTATTTCGGCTCGCCGCGCGGCGTGCGTGCAGCGCCGGACGGTCCGTTCGAAGGCGCGAAAGAAGGCTTCGACACGATGCGCTATTCGGAACCCGAAGTGCGCCGCATCGCGCACGTCGCGTTCCAGGCGGCCCAGAAGCGCGACAAGAAGTTGACGTCGGTCGACAAGGCGAACGTGCTCGAAACATCGCAATTGTGGAAGGACGTGATGATCGATGTCTCGAAGGAATACGCGGACGTCGAGCTGTCGCACATGTACGTCGACAACGCGGCCATGCAGCTCGTGAAGGCGCCGAAATCGTTCGATGTGATCGTCACGGGCAACATGTTCGGCGACATTCTTTCGGACGAAGCGGCAATGTTGACGGGTTCGATCGGCATGCTGCCGTCGGCTTCGCTCGACAAGAACAACAAGGGTCTATACGAGCCGTCGCACGGTTCGGCGCCCGATATCGCGGGCAAGGGCATTGCGAATCCGCTCGCCACGATTCTGTCGGCGGCGATGATGCTGCGTTATTCGTTGAACCGGGCCGAGCAGGCCGACCGTATCGAAAGCGCCGTGAAAAAGGTGCTGGAACAAGGCTATCGCACCGGCGATATTCTTACGCCTGGCTGCAAGCAAGTCGGCACGGAAGCGATGGGCGATGCCGTCGTTGCGGCGCTGTAA
- the sdhA gene encoding succinate dehydrogenase flavoprotein subunit, giving the protein MAAIKNSLPRRKFDVVIVGAGGSGMRASLQLARAGLSVCVLSKVFPTRSHTVAAQGGIGASLGNMSEDNWHYHFYDTIKGSDWLGDQDAIEFMCREAPNAVYELEHFGMPFDRNADGTIYQRPFGGHTANYGEKPVQRACAAADRTGHALLHTLYQQNVAAKTTFFVEWMALDLIRDAEGDVLGVTALEMETGDVYILEGKTTLFATGGAGRIFAASTNAFINTGDGLGMAARAGIPLEDMEFWQFHPTGVAGAGVLITEGVRGEGGILRNSDGERFMERYAPTLKDLAPRDFVSRSMDQEIKEGRGVGPNKDHVLLDLSHIGAETIMKRLPSIREIALKFANVDCIKEPIPVVPTIHYQMGGIPTNIHGQVVGTAKGHEDPINGFYAVGECSCVSVHGANRLGTNSLLDLVVFGRAAGNHIVKHVKDIKEHKPLPADAADFALSRLAKLDNSSSGEYAQNVANDIRSTMQAHAGVFRTSALLAEGVERIREVAARVGNIHLKDKSKVFNTARVEALEVENLIEVARATMVSAEARKESRGAHAQNDFEHRDDENWLRHTLWYSEGDRLDYKPVHMNPLTVESVPPKARTF; this is encoded by the coding sequence ATGGCTGCAATCAAGAATTCCCTGCCGCGTCGCAAGTTTGATGTGGTGATCGTCGGCGCAGGTGGCTCCGGGATGCGCGCATCGCTGCAACTGGCACGCGCGGGCCTGTCCGTGTGCGTGCTCTCGAAGGTGTTCCCGACGCGCTCGCACACGGTGGCTGCGCAAGGCGGCATCGGCGCCTCGCTCGGCAACATGAGCGAAGACAACTGGCACTACCACTTCTACGACACGATCAAGGGCTCCGACTGGCTCGGCGACCAGGACGCGATCGAGTTCATGTGCCGCGAAGCACCGAACGCCGTCTATGAACTCGAACACTTCGGCATGCCGTTCGACCGCAACGCGGATGGCACGATCTATCAGCGCCCGTTCGGCGGCCACACCGCGAACTACGGCGAAAAGCCCGTGCAGCGCGCTTGCGCTGCCGCTGACCGTACCGGCCACGCGCTGCTGCACACGCTGTACCAGCAGAACGTCGCGGCGAAGACCACGTTCTTCGTCGAATGGATGGCGCTGGACCTGATCCGCGACGCCGAAGGCGACGTGCTCGGCGTGACCGCGCTGGAAATGGAAACGGGCGACGTCTATATCCTCGAAGGCAAGACCACGCTGTTCGCCACGGGCGGCGCGGGCCGGATCTTCGCGGCCTCGACCAATGCATTCATCAACACGGGCGACGGTCTGGGTATGGCCGCACGCGCGGGCATCCCGCTCGAAGACATGGAATTCTGGCAATTCCACCCGACGGGCGTGGCAGGCGCGGGCGTGCTGATCACGGAAGGCGTGCGCGGTGAAGGCGGCATCCTGCGTAACTCGGACGGCGAGCGCTTCATGGAGCGCTACGCGCCGACGCTGAAGGATCTGGCGCCGCGCGACTTCGTTTCGCGCTCGATGGACCAGGAAATCAAGGAAGGCCGTGGTGTGGGTCCGAACAAGGACCACGTGCTGCTCGACCTGTCGCACATCGGCGCCGAGACGATCATGAAGCGTCTGCCGTCGATCCGCGAAATCGCGCTGAAGTTCGCGAACGTCGACTGCATCAAGGAACCGATTCCCGTTGTGCCGACCATCCACTACCAGATGGGCGGCATTCCGACGAACATTCACGGTCAGGTGGTCGGCACCGCCAAGGGCCACGAAGACCCGATCAACGGCTTCTACGCCGTGGGCGAATGCTCGTGCGTGTCGGTGCATGGCGCGAACCGCCTGGGCACGAACTCGCTGCTGGATCTCGTGGTGTTCGGCCGCGCGGCGGGTAACCACATCGTCAAGCACGTGAAGGACATCAAGGAGCACAAGCCGCTGCCGGCCGATGCCGCTGATTTCGCGCTGTCGCGTCTGGCGAAGCTGGACAACTCCAGCTCGGGTGAATATGCGCAGAATGTGGCGAACGATATCCGCTCGACGATGCAGGCGCACGCAGGCGTGTTCCGTACGTCGGCGCTGCTCGCCGAAGGCGTCGAGCGCATTCGCGAAGTGGCTGCACGCGTGGGCAACATCCACCTGAAGGACAAGTCGAAGGTGTTCAACACGGCGCGCGTGGAAGCGCTCGAAGTGGAGAACCTGATCGAAGTGGCGCGCGCGACGATGGTGTCGGCCGAAGCGCGCAAGGAAAGCCGTGGCGCGCATGCGCAGAACGACTTCGAACATCGCGACGACGAGAACTGGCTGCGCCATACGCTGTGGTACAGCGAAGGCGACCGCCTCGACTACAAGCCGGTGCATATGAACCCGCTGACGGTCGAATCGGTGCCGCCGAAGGCACGGACCTTCTAA
- the leuD gene encoding 3-isopropylmalate dehydratase small subunit: MEKFIVHTGVVAPLDRENVDTDAIIPKQFLKSIKRTGFGPNAFDEWRYLDHGEPGQDNSKRPLNPDFVLNQPRYQGASVLLARQNFGCGSSREHAPWALQQYGFRAIIAPSFADIFYNNCFKNGLLPIVLTDQQVDHLFNETFAFNGFQLTVDLEKQVVRTADGSAEYPFEVAAFRKYCLLNGFDDIGLTLRHADKIRQYEAERIAKQPWLNNRLVR; this comes from the coding sequence ATGGAAAAATTCATCGTACATACCGGCGTCGTGGCGCCGCTCGATCGCGAAAACGTAGACACCGACGCGATCATCCCGAAGCAGTTCCTGAAGTCGATCAAGCGCACGGGCTTCGGTCCGAACGCGTTCGACGAATGGCGTTATCTCGATCACGGCGAGCCGGGACAGGACAATTCGAAGCGTCCGCTGAATCCGGATTTCGTGCTTAACCAGCCGCGTTATCAGGGCGCGTCGGTGCTGCTCGCACGCCAGAACTTCGGCTGCGGCAGCTCGCGCGAGCACGCACCGTGGGCGCTGCAACAGTACGGCTTCCGCGCGATCATCGCGCCGAGCTTCGCGGACATCTTCTACAACAACTGCTTCAAGAATGGTCTGCTGCCCATCGTGCTGACGGATCAGCAGGTCGACCATCTGTTTAACGAAACATTCGCGTTCAACGGCTTCCAGCTGACCGTCGATCTGGAAAAGCAGGTCGTGCGCACGGCTGACGGAAGCGCCGAGTATCCGTTCGAAGTCGCTGCGTTCCGCAAATACTGCCTGCTGAACGGCTTCGACGACATCGGCCTCACGCTTCGTCACGCGGACAAGATTCGCCAGTACGAGGCAGAGCGCATCGCGAAGCAGCCGTGGCTCAATAACCGCCTCGTGCGCTGA
- a CDS encoding GntR family transcriptional regulator produces the protein MNSNPASTANPPGASGAGDAAPVSTPAPSPTFSPLYQQIKALITQSLESGEWKPGEIIPSEVELAARYKVSQGTVRKAIDELAADNLLVRRQGKGTFVATHNEERAQFRFLRLLADDGAEHPHISRLLECRRLRASADIARQLDLKPADPVVLIKRLLTFDGEDTVLDEIWLPGGVFRGLTLERLSEYKGPLYAMFETEFGTRMIRASEKIRAVAADPSVADLLHVPTGFPLLSVERVSYTYGDRPVEVRRGWYVTTGYYYQNDLS, from the coding sequence ATGAATTCGAACCCGGCCAGCACAGCGAACCCTCCCGGCGCGTCCGGCGCGGGCGACGCTGCGCCTGTCTCGACGCCGGCGCCGTCGCCGACGTTCAGTCCTCTCTACCAGCAGATCAAGGCGCTCATCACGCAGAGCCTCGAGTCGGGTGAATGGAAGCCGGGCGAGATCATTCCCAGTGAAGTCGAACTGGCCGCGCGTTACAAGGTCAGCCAGGGCACGGTGCGCAAGGCGATCGACGAGCTTGCCGCCGACAACCTGCTGGTGCGCCGTCAGGGCAAAGGCACTTTTGTTGCTACGCACAACGAAGAGCGCGCGCAGTTCCGCTTCCTCCGTCTTCTCGCCGACGACGGCGCCGAGCATCCGCATATCAGCCGGCTGCTCGAATGCCGGCGCTTGCGCGCGTCGGCGGATATCGCGCGGCAGCTGGACCTGAAGCCGGCCGACCCCGTCGTGCTGATCAAGCGTCTTTTGACATTCGACGGCGAAGACACGGTGCTCGACGAAATCTGGTTGCCGGGCGGCGTGTTCCGCGGGCTGACGCTCGAGCGCCTGTCGGAGTACAAGGGGCCGCTCTACGCGATGTTCGAAACGGAGTTCGGCACGCGCATGATTCGCGCGTCCGAGAAGATTCGCGCCGTCGCCGCGGACCCGTCCGTTGCCGATCTTTTACACGTGCCGACGGGATTTCCGTTGCTGTCCGTGGAGCGCGTGTCCTATACCTATGGTGACCGTCCCGTCGAAGTACGGCGCGGATGGTATGTCACAACCGGGTATTACTATCAGAACGATTTGAGTTGA
- a CDS encoding succinate dehydrogenase iron-sulfur subunit has protein sequence MAKRTFEIYRYDPDKDAAPRMQTYEIEIDSHERMLLDALVKLKALDETLSFRRSCREGVCGSDAMNINGKNGLACLTNLNDLPQKIVLRPLPGLPVIRDMIVDMTQFFNQYHSIKPYLINDTPPPEKERLQSPEERDELDGLYECILCASCSTSCPSFWWNPDKFVGPAGLLQAYRFIADSRDQATGERLDNLEDPYRLFRCHTIMNCVDVCPKGLNPTKAIGKIKELMVRRAV, from the coding sequence ATGGCCAAGCGTACATTCGAAATCTACCGCTACGACCCGGACAAGGACGCCGCGCCGCGCATGCAGACGTACGAGATCGAGATCGACTCGCACGAGCGCATGCTGCTCGACGCGCTGGTGAAACTGAAGGCACTGGACGAAACGCTGTCGTTCCGCCGCTCGTGCCGCGAGGGCGTGTGTGGCTCGGACGCGATGAACATCAACGGCAAGAACGGTCTTGCCTGCCTGACGAACCTGAACGACCTGCCGCAGAAGATCGTGCTGCGTCCGCTGCCGGGGCTGCCCGTGATTCGCGACATGATTGTCGACATGACGCAGTTCTTCAACCAGTATCACTCGATCAAGCCGTACCTGATCAACGACACGCCGCCGCCGGAGAAGGAGCGTCTGCAGTCGCCGGAAGAACGCGACGAGCTCGACGGCCTGTACGAGTGCATCCTGTGCGCGAGCTGCTCGACGTCGTGCCCGAGCTTCTGGTGGAATCCGGACAAGTTCGTCGGCCCGGCGGGGCTGCTGCAAGCCTACCGTTTCATCGCGGATAGCCGCGACCAGGCGACGGGCGAGCGGCTGGACAACCTGGAAGATCCGTACCGTCTGTTCCGTTGCCATACGATCATGAACTGCGTCGACGTGTGCCCGAAGGGGCTCAACCCGACGAAGGCGATCGGCAAGATCAAGGAATTGATGGTCCGGCGTGCGGTCTGA
- the asd gene encoding aspartate-semialdehyde dehydrogenase has translation MNVGLVGWRGMVGSVLMQRMQQEGDFDLIEPVFFSTSNAGGNAPSFAKNETKLKDATSIDDLKKCDAIISCQGGDYTNEVFPKLRAAGWNGYWIDAASSLRMKDDAVIILDPVNLDVIKNALVKGQKNFIGGNCTVSLMLMALGGLFRENLVDWMTAMTYQAASGAGAQNMRELLSQMGTLHGAVKDELANPSSAILDIDRRVLAAMNSDSMLTDHFGVPLAGSLIPWIDKDLGNGMSKEEWKAGAETNKILGKPAMGEPGSIPVDGLCVRIGAMRCHSQALTIKLNKDVPLDEINGILASANDWVKVVPNEREASMRDLSPAVVTGTLTVPVGRLRKLAMGGEYLSAFTVGDQLLWGAAEPLRRMLRILLDK, from the coding sequence ATGAACGTAGGTCTCGTAGGTTGGCGCGGCATGGTCGGCAGCGTCCTGATGCAACGTATGCAACAGGAAGGCGATTTCGATCTGATCGAACCGGTGTTTTTCAGCACCAGCAATGCGGGCGGCAATGCGCCGTCGTTTGCCAAAAACGAGACCAAGCTCAAAGATGCGACAAGCATCGACGACCTGAAGAAGTGCGACGCCATCATCTCCTGCCAGGGCGGCGACTACACGAACGAAGTGTTCCCGAAGCTGCGCGCAGCGGGCTGGAACGGCTACTGGATCGACGCGGCTTCGTCGCTGCGCATGAAGGATGACGCCGTCATCATTCTCGATCCCGTCAACCTCGACGTCATCAAGAATGCGCTGGTCAAGGGCCAGAAGAATTTCATCGGCGGTAACTGCACGGTCAGCCTGATGCTGATGGCGCTGGGCGGTTTGTTCCGCGAAAACCTCGTCGACTGGATGACGGCCATGACGTATCAGGCTGCTTCGGGCGCGGGTGCGCAAAACATGCGTGAACTGCTGAGCCAGATGGGCACGCTGCACGGCGCAGTGAAGGATGAGCTGGCTAATCCGTCGTCGGCGATTCTCGATATCGACCGCCGCGTGCTGGCTGCCATGAACAGCGACAGCATGCTGACCGATCACTTCGGCGTGCCGCTCGCGGGCTCGCTGATTCCGTGGATCGACAAGGATCTCGGCAACGGCATGTCGAAGGAAGAGTGGAAGGCCGGCGCGGAAACCAACAAGATTCTCGGCAAGCCGGCAATGGGCGAGCCGGGCTCGATTCCCGTCGACGGTCTGTGCGTGCGTATCGGCGCAATGCGCTGCCACTCGCAGGCGCTGACCATCAAGCTGAACAAGGACGTGCCGCTCGACGAAATCAACGGCATTCTCGCTTCGGCGAACGACTGGGTGAAGGTCGTGCCGAACGAGCGCGAAGCGTCGATGCGCGATCTGTCGCCCGCCGTGGTGACGGGCACGCTGACGGTGCCGGTCGGCCGTCTGCGCAAGCTCGCGATGGGTGGCGAATATCTGTCGGCATTCACGGTCGGCGACCAGCTGCTGTGGGGCGCTGCTGAGCCGCTGCGTCGTATGCTTCGCATTCTGCTCGACAAGTAA
- a CDS encoding entericidin A/B family lipoprotein, translating to MNIDRIALLRRFALATLAGLLLGLAGCNTVHGFGEDLQHLGGSISDKAAK from the coding sequence ATGAACATCGATCGCATCGCACTTCTGCGCCGATTCGCACTCGCGACGCTAGCCGGGCTGCTGCTCGGCCTCGCTGGGTGCAACACGGTGCATGGCTTTGGCGAAGACCTGCAGCATCTGGGCGGGTCGATCAGCGACAAGGCGGCAAAGTAA